The window AATCAGACGTATTCTTCTACGGAATACGAGGTGTTGGTCGTCGATAATGGGTCTACTGACAACACCAGAGACGTTGTTCGGAAATACTCCGAACGATTTCCCGATCTCGTGACCTTACTCGTAGAAGACGAGGTACAGGGTCCTGCCGCCGCCCGAAACGAGGCGATTCCACAATCGAACGGGTCGCTGCTCGCGTTCATCGACGCGGATATGACCGTCGAGGAAACCTGGCTCGAAGACGCCGTCGCGTCGATGGAGTCCAACGATTGGGACTACATGGGTTGTGACGTCGAAATCTATATCGAGGACGGTAAGGACACTCTCACCGCAAAATACAACCAAATATTCGGTTTCCCGATCCGGAAGTATATCGAGGAACAGCAGTTCTCCGGGACCGGCTGTCTCGTTGTCCGGCGTGAAGTGTTCGAAGAAGTCGGGGACTTCGACGAACGACTGTTCTCCGGCGAGGACCAGGAGTTCGGCAACCGGGTGTACGACGCCGGGTTCGATCAGCATTACCAGCCCGCGATCACGATGTACCATCCAGCCCGTTCGTCCCTCCCGGAACTCCTCAAAAAGCATTTCCGACTGGGTCGGGGTCGCGCACAGATGCAGCGATATCATCCCGAGCGGGTCGAAAAACCGAGTTTGCTGAACCCGCGGAACTATCTTCCGCCCCACCCGATCCGGTTCTACAAACGAGTCACTTCAGCAGCATCGCTGACGACGTACGAAGTTCTCTTGCTCTTTTTCATCGCCTACATGAAACGACTCTCTGCCACCGCGGGCTGGGTATACGAGCATTTCGGCGAAGGTGACGGGTAGTCCGCGTTCGCCGAACACGGTGTATTCCGTCCAGTGACGGGGTCGAATCGACGTGCAGTGGTCTGTCGTCGTGCTACCGAGATTCAGCAAGCGACTTATCGCACCGTGCACAGCATCCGACTATGCGACAGTTCATCGTCCTCGGTCACGACGCCCCGACAACGCCCGATTTTTCACTCGACGACCTCGCAGGTGCGGCAGGCCGACTCGACGCCCTCTGCCGATGTGTCAACAGTGCCTTCTTTCTCTCGCACGACTTCCGGAGCGATGTTCGCCTTTTTCTCGTCCTCCAAGACGAACTGACGGTTCGATTCGAGGGACGAGAACTCCGGCGACTCAACCCCGACGAGCGAAGTACGGCGGCCCTGATTCGAAAGGCACTGGAAGCGAAGTCGGAAGCGATCGGCCACATGGAAGCCGAAAGCACGCCGGGCGTATACGTTTCTAAGCGGGATTTCGAGGCAGTCCTCACCGATGCCAGCAGGGATGCGACCGTGGTCGAACTGCACGAGGACGGTAGTCCGGTGATCGATGTCGAAGCGCCCGAAAACCCCCTCTTCGTTCTCTCCGACCACGGCGATTTCACCGACGAAGAGGCGGCCCTGCTCGCCGAGGAATCCGACCAGCGCGTTCGTCTGGGGCCGAAGCTACTCCACGGAAATCACGCGATGACGGTGGTCCACAACTATCTCGACACGGACGGGTACGCGGACTACTGACACCCTAATTCCGGAACCGTTAAAGGCAGGTATCGCCATTTTCCAGTCGCGGGCCGGTGGGGTAGCCTGGTATCCTTCGGCCTTCGGGTGGCCGTAACCGCGATTCGAATTCGCGCCGGCCCATTTCTACCTCACGTCGCTCCCTGACGAGCGAAACGAGTCACCAGCGTGGTGAGTCGAACCGTGTCGGACCACTACGTTCCTGCACTCTCAAACCGACTCCCAGAGCGCCACGCATGGCAGTTCCGGATCATCCAACTCCAACAGCGTATAGCTGACTCCGGCTTCACCTCTGAAAAGCGAGGGGTTAAACCAGTAGTCGGTCTGTCCCGGGACGGTGAATCTACCGGTCTTATTTCGGCTGCGTTGGTGATGGGTGTACTCTGTCCACGTCACCACATTCGGTGGACAGCCGCGCCGACTGCGGGGCTCGAACACGAAACAGCACTGGCGCTCGGCATCGAACCCGAGTCACCACGGTTATGCCCTCCACACCCCTACCGTCCCGGAATGAGTCACGGTCTCGATTTCGATATTACGGAAACCGACCGCGTCGCCGAGGAACGCGACGCGGTCGTCTCGGCGGTCACGCAACATGCGGGTGAAATCGCGCGTGAACTCGCACTCCTGCAGGGTGGCGACTACGGCCAAACGACGCTCGAGACAAACGGCGGGGAGTGGACGCTAAAATACGAAGCAGGCGACATTCAGTACCTCCGGTTCAAGGGGAACTCCGGCGGCGAAACATACGTCGTCTCGTCAAAGCAGCCACCGGACCCGGAAGATCTCGCGGATGCGATGCGGGATTACGAGGCGTTCGTGAGGGCGTACAACCGGTATGTCGGATCCAAGGACGGAGTACTGGACGATGTCTCGACCGATTTTCCGCCGATTTCGACAACCGAGTCGGTCGTCGCCGAGCGGGACCGTATCGTCGGGCGTATCCGCGATATCGCGGACACCATCGCCGGGGAACTCCACCGATACGACGGCGTTGATTACGGAACGTTCACGACACGAGTGAGCGGCCAGCGATGGGAGTTGAAGCGCGACCATAGCTCAGCGTCCTACCTTCGCGTCGGAGGACAGAGTGGTACCTATCTCGTTTCGCAGTACGAACCGCCATCAGCACCCGACGTACGCGAACTCGCTGACGATTTTAGGGGATTCGTCGAAGCGTACAACGACCACGTGGACGAGTTGGAAGCGGATCTGTCGAAGGTCACTCTCTGAGTCGAAAGACCGATGAAAATCGGAGTACGACGCCGATTCTCGCCCATTCCAGAACGCACAAACCCCACGCCGAACGATATATCGGTATGGATTCGAACGAAGTCGCGGTCGTCACCGCCGCAGGTCGCGGAATCGGAGCGGCATGCGCCAGACGACTCGCTGACGATGGATACACTCCCGTTTTGTTGTCCAAATCCGGTGCAGCAGTTGACGTTGCGGAGGATATCGGCGGAGTCGGGTTCGAAGGGTCGGTCACCGACCGAGATGACCTTTCGGCGCTCGTGGAGGCCACCCACGAGCGATACGGACGAATCGACGCCGTCGTGAACAACACCGGTCATCCGGCGACCGGTGACCTCATGGATATCTCCGACGAGGAATGGCACGACGGACTCGACCTCGTTCTACTGAACACGGTTCGGATGGCACGACTCGTGACCCCGATAATGCAGGAACAGGGAGGCGGTGCGTTCGTGAACATCTCCACGTTTTCGGCGTTCGAGCCGAGCGACGAATTTCCCGTTTCGTC of the Haladaptatus caseinilyticus genome contains:
- a CDS encoding glycosyltransferase, producing the protein MDSERPFVSVIIPVYNDPRGIRMTLDAVTNQTYSSTEYEVLVVDNGSTDNTRDVVRKYSERFPDLVTLLVEDEVQGPAAARNEAIPQSNGSLLAFIDADMTVEETWLEDAVASMESNDWDYMGCDVEIYIEDGKDTLTAKYNQIFGFPIRKYIEEQQFSGTGCLVVRREVFEEVGDFDERLFSGEDQEFGNRVYDAGFDQHYQPAITMYHPARSSLPELLKKHFRLGRGRAQMQRYHPERVEKPSLLNPRNYLPPHPIRFYKRVTSAASLTTYEVLLLFFIAYMKRLSATAGWVYEHFGEGDG
- the trmY gene encoding tRNA (pseudouridine(54)-N(1))-methyltransferase TrmY, whose protein sequence is MRQFIVLGHDAPTTPDFSLDDLAGAAGRLDALCRCVNSAFFLSHDFRSDVRLFLVLQDELTVRFEGRELRRLNPDERSTAALIRKALEAKSEAIGHMEAESTPGVYVSKRDFEAVLTDASRDATVVELHEDGSPVIDVEAPENPLFVLSDHGDFTDEEAALLAEESDQRVRLGPKLLHGNHAMTVVHNYLDTDGYADY
- a CDS encoding SDR family oxidoreductase; this encodes MDSNEVAVVTAAGRGIGAACARRLADDGYTPVLLSKSGAAVDVAEDIGGVGFEGSVTDRDDLSALVEATHERYGRIDAVVNNTGHPATGDLMDISDEEWHDGLDLVLLNTVRMARLVTPIMQEQGGGAFVNISTFSAFEPSDEFPVSSVLRAGLGSFTKLCADRFAADGIRMNAVLPGFVDSYEVDTETKERIPMGRPAATEEIADTVAYLLSPAASYVTGQNVRVDGGLTTSV